Proteins encoded within one genomic window of Acinetobacter sp. WCHA55:
- a CDS encoding acyl-CoA dehydrogenase family protein gives MNTAWMTHQISNQFDELENYNLFETDIVLKEILTRYGSQDQAKLTELGKVVGSAEYYNYADLANRHTPILHAFDARGRRKDCIEFHPAWHKWMGLNRQFDTHAHPFNHPNSSSKWIEWAARFYLAGQVECGNLCPNSMTLGSIPLIQREPELWAKIGDKLLSTEYDERDIPISQKKSIWLGMGMTEKQGGSDVRANETIAVPVAESGRGQAYLLTGHKWFFSAPMCDAHLVVAKTEQDGLACFFVPRWLEDGSKNPIHVQRLKDKVGNRSNSSSEVEFKDAWGIMIGEAGRGIPTIIEMANYTRLTCSVGSTAMLRQALVQCIAYTRQRKAFGKHLAQQPLMQAVLVDLALETEAAMQLSFHLAHCYETDDALSVAWKRIMTPASKFWICKRAVELTGEMMEVFGGNGYVDNGIMARIFKEAPVNTIWEGSGNVMCLDVLRAISRDVESIEILFQDLAATAMQDEHLKQELQNLLHLFQQTPEELQFMGRSLVSRLVILAQAVLLKRHAPDYVADGFIQSRYSPFHGRVVGMLEMKQPDVERLLHRAFAV, from the coding sequence ATGAATACGGCATGGATGACCCATCAAATCAGCAATCAGTTTGATGAACTGGAAAATTACAATCTGTTTGAAACTGATATCGTTTTAAAAGAAATTCTCACTCGTTATGGCAGTCAGGATCAGGCAAAACTTACAGAGTTGGGCAAAGTCGTTGGTTCAGCAGAATATTATAACTATGCCGATCTGGCCAATAGGCATACACCTATTTTACACGCCTTCGATGCTCGGGGACGCCGTAAAGACTGTATCGAGTTTCACCCTGCATGGCATAAATGGATGGGGTTAAATCGTCAGTTCGATACCCATGCGCATCCGTTTAATCACCCCAATTCATCCTCAAAATGGATCGAGTGGGCCGCGCGTTTTTATTTGGCAGGGCAGGTGGAATGCGGAAACTTGTGCCCAAACTCGATGACCTTAGGCAGTATTCCACTGATTCAACGTGAGCCTGAACTGTGGGCCAAAATCGGCGATAAGTTACTTTCGACCGAATACGATGAACGTGATATACCCATCAGCCAAAAAAAATCAATTTGGTTGGGCATGGGCATGACAGAGAAACAAGGCGGTTCGGATGTACGTGCCAATGAAACCATTGCAGTACCTGTCGCAGAGTCGGGGCGCGGTCAAGCCTACTTGCTCACAGGGCATAAATGGTTTTTTTCTGCACCGATGTGTGATGCGCATTTGGTGGTGGCAAAGACGGAACAAGATGGTTTGGCCTGTTTCTTTGTGCCACGTTGGCTAGAGGATGGCAGCAAGAATCCAATTCATGTGCAACGCTTAAAAGACAAAGTGGGCAACCGTAGCAACTCCAGTTCCGAAGTTGAATTTAAAGATGCGTGGGGCATTATGATTGGGGAAGCGGGACGTGGTATTCCCACCATTATTGAAATGGCGAATTACACCCGTCTGACCTGTTCTGTGGGCAGTACTGCCATGCTTAGGCAAGCCTTGGTGCAATGTATTGCTTATACCCGTCAGCGCAAAGCTTTTGGCAAACACTTAGCACAGCAGCCTTTGATGCAAGCCGTATTGGTAGATTTAGCTTTAGAAACGGAAGCGGCGATGCAACTCAGTTTCCATCTTGCACATTGCTATGAAACGGATGATGCACTGTCTGTGGCATGGAAACGCATTATGACCCCAGCGTCGAAGTTCTGGATATGTAAACGTGCGGTTGAGCTGACAGGGGAAATGATGGAGGTTTTTGGCGGCAATGGCTATGTCGACAACGGCATCATGGCACGTATTTTTAAAGAAGCGCCAGTCAATACCATTTGGGAAGGTTCAGGTAATGTCATGTGCTTGGATGTATTACGGGCCATCAGCCGTGATGTAGAGTCAATTGAAATCCTGTTTCAAGATTTGGCTGCCACGGCTATGCAAGATGAACATTTAAAGCAAGAGCTACAAAATCTACTTCACTTGTTTCAGCAGACACCAGAAGAGCTGCAATTTATGGGGCGCAGTTTGGTCAGCCGTTTAGTGATTTTGGCTCAAGCAGTCCTACTGAAACGACATGCACCAGACTATGTGGCTGATGGCTTTATTCAAAGCCGTTATAGTCCATTTCATGGTCGGGTTGTTGGTATGCTTGAGATGAAACAACCCGACGTAGAACGACTACTGCATAGAGCATTTGCGGTTTAA
- a CDS encoding TetR/AcrR family transcriptional regulator codes for MKNPEIQVRRRPRQSRAKLTQEALQESFVRLLHERHAHEITIREITDVAGVGLGTFYEYFSKKEDLVALTIHQHVKTNAEQLKSYAQSLMKLSTKLTFEDYLQQIIHFQLKQIQTRQFLWAQTFLLERQVSNIESYRKSYEMMVQMWRSILEPYVDDAKQLQQLSLNVQRICYGFVSQTLLVEPEFGEWEDLNKEIIFFLMS; via the coding sequence ATGAAGAATCCTGAGATCCAAGTCCGTCGTAGACCGCGCCAGTCGCGAGCTAAACTCACCCAAGAAGCTTTGCAAGAAAGTTTTGTTCGGCTTTTGCATGAGCGTCATGCGCACGAAATCACCATTCGGGAAATTACCGACGTGGCCGGTGTTGGTTTAGGTACCTTTTATGAGTACTTTTCCAAGAAGGAAGATTTGGTTGCATTGACCATTCACCAGCATGTGAAAACTAATGCAGAGCAACTAAAAAGTTATGCACAAAGCCTGATGAAGTTATCCACAAAATTAACTTTTGAAGACTATTTACAACAAATTATTCACTTTCAGCTCAAACAGATTCAGACTCGACAGTTTCTCTGGGCGCAGACTTTTTTGCTGGAACGACAGGTGTCGAATATTGAAAGCTATCGAAAGAGTTATGAAATGATGGTGCAAATGTGGCGCAGTATCCTTGAGCCTTATGTTGATGATGCAAAGCAACTCCAGCAATTGAGTTTAAATGTACAGCGGATATGTTATGGCTTTGTGTCGCAGACTTTACTGGTCGAGCCTGAATTTGGGGAGTGGGAGGATTTAAATAAAGAGATTATTTTTTTCTTAATGAGCTAA